A genomic window from Candidatus Bathyarchaeia archaeon includes:
- a CDS encoding lactonase family protein: MGEIFAYVGTYTSKDGGEIYIYRMNPDSGALELVEKVKTLPNPSFLAVDSKHQNLYAVNEIMDFLGERAGAVSAFSIDGKNGKIFFLNSKSSRGAGPCHISLDVSDRYIFVANYAGGSVCMLPRNQDGSLGDAASFVQHKGSSINPERQEGPHPHSVVIDPANRHAYVPDLGLDKIIIYELDLEKGKLKQGDQPWVSTKPGSGPRHFTFHPNGRFAYLVNELDSTVVAYAYNERDGSLREIQVESTLPSDFKGENYAADIHASPSGKFLYASNRGHDSLAVFRVDGENGFIETVGHVHTQGRWPRNFAIDPYGTFILVANQYSDSIVSFRVDDKTGMPKPTGHVAHVPAPACVKIVPLK; encoded by the coding sequence CATACGTTGGAACCTATACTTCCAAAGATGGTGGGGAAATCTATATTTACCGCATGAACCCAGATTCCGGCGCGCTCGAACTCGTAGAGAAGGTGAAGACTCTACCTAACCCCTCGTTTCTAGCAGTAGACTCTAAACACCAAAATTTATACGCTGTCAATGAAATCATGGATTTCCTAGGGGAAAGAGCTGGCGCGGTCAGCGCATTTTCTATTGACGGAAAAAACGGTAAAATATTCTTCTTGAATAGTAAATCCTCTAGGGGAGCTGGCCCCTGTCATATATCTCTCGATGTATCCGACAGATACATTTTTGTGGCGAACTATGCGGGCGGAAGCGTATGTATGCTGCCGAGAAATCAGGATGGGAGCCTCGGAGACGCTGCCAGCTTTGTTCAGCATAAAGGTTCAAGCATTAACCCCGAAAGGCAAGAGGGGCCTCATCCACACTCCGTTGTAATAGATCCGGCTAACAGGCATGCCTATGTGCCTGATCTCGGACTCGATAAAATAATAATATATGAGTTAGACCTGGAGAAAGGTAAATTAAAGCAGGGCGACCAGCCATGGGTTAGCACTAAACCCGGCTCAGGTCCAAGGCATTTTACTTTTCATCCGAACGGGAGGTTCGCGTATCTTGTTAATGAGCTTGATTCAACGGTGGTCGCATACGCCTATAATGAGCGTGATGGTTCACTGAGGGAGATTCAGGTGGAATCGACTTTGCCAAGCGATTTTAAGGGTGAGAACTATGCGGCGGATATACATGCGTCTCCCTCAGGCAAGTTCCTTTATGCTTCAAATCGCGGACACGATAGTTTAGCTGTTTTCCGAGTCGACGGAGAAAACGGTTTTATAGAGACTGTTGGTCACGTGCACACCCAAGGCAGATGGCCACGCAATTTTGCAATAGATCCCTACGGCACGTTTATTCTGGTGGCTAACCAGTACAGTGATAGTATAGTGTCTTTCCGAGTCGATGATAAAACGGGAATGCCTAAA